The DNA region GAAAACATCAACACCCTCTTCCCAGTCCAGACCTGAATCCCTTGGGCTAGATGTTAGGGGCCAAGGGGACATTTTTTGATTTATAAgcaatttttttgtgtttatgagatcatgtgttttcctgtctgttgaaaaaaaaatgagcagAAAAAAGTCAGACCTGTACAGAGGAAATAGCTTGGGCTTGGCATGCTGTCATCTaactttcctgtctgtctgtgttgaaacaggaagagagcTGCTGATTCATCTGACTCATCACCTTCTCCTCTCCTATGTCCCATAAATTCTTAGAAATTCAGTTAACAGATAGCTCTGTAAACAATGTTTCATGGTTCACAGTGCAGCTAACCATGAAACATTGTGATCTCCTGCTGCGTCCGCACTTTTCTATCTGGCCTTGGTTTTGCGGGGGATTGTTGACTCCACTAAGTAAGTGAGTAACAAGTGACTGTGACAATACACTTGACCTTGACGTCCTAATTTGCTGTGTGAGCTGAGGAGTCAAGCGTGGTGGAGTAAAGTGAATAACGTTCCACTGCCGAGAAACTATCTAGCCCAAGGGTtagacacacaaatacacacacacacacatgcaggcatgcacacacgcacgccaCGCACACAGTCACTCATGCACTCACACTACTGTTCCCCTCCCATTCCCCCCAGGCAGCAGACAAGGCAGTACATTCAGGGTAACACAGAGTCAGTCCCTTCAGAAATCCATCGGATCCTCCTCCGCGAGGCCGTGATTGGCAATGGTCCTGCCTCCGCCTTTCGACGGCGCCCCGTCACTTTCGGGTTTCGCCTCAGGGGGCGGGGTGAGCCCCGACCCCGCCGACGGGGCACCCCAGGCGTCGGTGGTGGGCGGGTAGAAATCGTCGTCGAAACCGCAGAAGCCCTCGTCCACGCCGTGGTCGTAGCGCTGGTAGGTGGAGGCGTGCACCTCGTTTTCTCTGGCCGTGATCTCCAGCGTGCTGTGCCACATGCCGTAGCCGAAGTAGATGATCACACCTGAagggaacacacacaaatatccaCATGTACGGACGTTCAAACATAACCAGAGCTTACAGCAGAGCtttaacctggaccctattttccaatGTGTCTAAGTGAGTAACGGGGACAAGAGTTTTTggaattggtccagtattgaaggataaggctggcgaaacgagctgcgagggcaagtgagcatcGTCAacgtaacgttacgttcactaaaagtgcttgttttttccactgacaggctcagattgttattataagtgtctgacagcaTTATGAAAAGgatcctacagagaaataaaatgtttttcttacctttcgcttgagcCTGTCTGTTTGGTTTTGTGTataagtcccgctcaaggagaagtctcgttgtgaaatctgaatatctgtaaactccattgttgaaatcatctaacTATTCAGTCATGACATTGAAaaacgctttctgtactccaacacaacaaactctgcccggctggtactcgtgtttccaccatggatgtgttccactattccaccgttgtcttccggcaataTGTCACCTCgacagatttcagaacgagacttataataacaatcagagcctgtcatggcaaaaacaagcacttttagtgtacgtaaatgacggtgccagctccgatgcaccatattgcagcccgtgagcaactgctgtctacagcgctctccctcaatactggaccaatttcagaaattgtctTTATTAGTCAGTTAGctacaaaaacatgggaaaataggtcgaaaaataccaaaaaacaaatttaaaagcccagagaaagagaaaaatttCAACTTTTAAAAACTCATCCCACTCTGAGTGAGTCAGAATAATCCAGCAATCCTACTCATGGCAACAAAAAAAGGACAGATGCCCACCGGTGTTTGTTTACGAACAAAAACAGCTCTGCTGGACATCAGTCTGCATTCATTCTGTCTTTACATAAGCAGCAAAAAATACATGGATGTGACGAAATGGTAAGTTGAACTATATACTCCGAgcatttccacacacacacacacacaacacacagacacatgcagaTGTACAGACAGATAGAACTGAGGCAGGAAATAAAAGTGAAATGAGACTTCCTTGTTcttccataaaaaaaacaaggcgAGTAAGTGAGACTAGATTTTACTGGCTCACTCCATTGTTTAAGATCAAAACATGGCGAGACCCCATCTGTCCAGGATGACAGAGACGACACAAATCCTGTCTTAAAATCTGCCAATAAAAGACACAAACTGTCGTTCGGTGAGACGGTGGCTCTCTTACCCACGATGCACCAGATTGAAAAGCGTATCCAGGTGATGGCAGACAGTTTAAGCATGAGGTAGATGTTGACCAGCATGGCCGAAACAGGTACAAAGGGCACGCAGGGCGCCATGTAGGGCAGCCGCTTCGGGTTCTCTGGCTGCTGGAGGATGATGATTACGAgcaggacgaggaagaggatgaagaagaataATAGCAGCAAAGCCCACCAGCTACCCTCCCCAATATAGGTCGCTCCTGAGGaaacaagaaaagaagaaacaatTAATTTGTGGTTACACTGTAATGTAAATACCTGTCTAAATGTTTTCATGTGTTCTCACCGAAAATGATGAAGGAGCAGAAAgcaaacatggaaatgaagagGAGCAGCACACACACGGTAACAGTTTTCCCCGTGGCCGGAGTCGGCCTGTCCATCTTTCCTGGGAGGCCCAGTCGGATCCTCAAGGTGTAGTAGCGCGGTCCGATGAGCTTCTTCAACCGCCGGGACACCCCGCCCTCCGACTCCTCTGCTTCGATGCCGGTGGTCATATCCACGGTGCCGTAGTTCGGGTGGCTGGCGGTGTAGGCGGTTTTATCTGGTTTGCCTATCAGCATCTCGTTGTCGCCCAGCGACGGCAGGTTTTTGGCTCCGCAGGTGTTCGTGGCCGTACCTCCGTACTCCTCTACTTCGCTGGTTGGTGAGCAGGCGTCTTTCTCGCACTCGGCCAGAACGCCCTCCTTTTTCTTGTTGTTCTGTTCCTCGGAGAGGAAGTTCACAAAGCCGTGGATGTCGCTCTCGGGTTGGTAACGcaacaggaggacacacagGCTTACCTGCAGACCAGGAAGGGGAACAATTTGTTTCATTTAACCCTTGGAGACCTGCATAGACcgatttatgtctttttttgggggggtacagggggtctttagggggagatagcaggtcaacagtagatgtcacatagaagtggtgtacatcatctgaaaactaAGAACCTGAAGATAAATTGGGTCaaatgtgtcaaattgttcttaATGAGTGTATAAGAGCTTAGagcattatgatagaagtatatgatggccattcccatgctatATCTCATAATTTGCTGTAGCAATTTTTGAGTAGATACCAcatgttacacagatttggtgctaatttaaccattttttaccactcgtgaattgataaaaatgatgaatattCCCTCcgaaaataccacattaagacaccaagaccttgaggaacaccatagaaaaagccatgctgtgatttggtttcaaaaacctttgacatttggagatttctgcaagaattgcattttttgacgattggatggcgagcacttctgttctagaAACTGCTCAGACACCCCCCCTAAAAGTGCTTTTCTTAGTAATCACTTCTTCCCATAAGAAAAGGGATTTGTTCTGAAGAATTTACACAATttgattatttgtatttttctttaattataCTGCAGTCACTGAGCATATGGAGCATTGCGTTAGTTCTGACTGCTtatcagcatttcattcatgcaTCAGCACCGGTGGCTACCAGCTAAGACCTGCTGTTTATGTATGTTTACAGCTATCTCATAATTCTGTATGATTCATGTGTTTGAGGGATTAGTTTTCCCAGCAAAATCCCTGCTGCTCTGCACAATAATTAAAAGCTCCTTCAAAGAGCCTTTTTTGCCAAATCAGACGTACAGTATGCCaaggaattacatttttttgcaaaCGTAGGTGTCTCAGAATAAATCTCTGTAACACATTGAGCTAAATATAGTGAGTCTGCAAGTACCCATATGGTCTATATAGATGTGTCCACCATCATTATCCACTCACCAGGGTATAGGCCAGCAGGGTTCCTATGGACATCATCTCTATGAGGTCTCTGAGGCTGACCAGGAGGGACAGCAGGGCGGCTAAGAAGCCCGACACCACGCAGGCGACAGCAGGGGTCTCTGTGTAGGAAGACACATTGGCCAGgaacctaaacacacacacacacacacacacacacaaaaacgaGTCAATTAAGACTTAGTTGCACACGACATGAAAAATAATGACCACTAAATAACAGTGTGGACTGACTTAAACAGCAGGCCGTCCCCCGCCATGGCGTAGATGACCCTGGGCAGGGGGAACAGGGACCCCAGGAGGGAAACGGTGAGTCCGGCTATGGAGCCCACTGCCACGATATACTTTGCGAACATACAGCCGTGCAAGGCAAACATCTCCATGAGCGGGGCGTCCGTGTCAATCTCATTGTAGGGCACCATCAAAGTCAGGATCACAGAAACCTGGATGGAAGAGGGTCGAACACAAACAGAGAGTTTGTTCATTAATGCTAAATATACCCCGTGGTGAGACTGTTTGATCAACCTCATCAGAATAATTTGACTGATGCTGTAATCATATAAactttcaggctttaaatactGACATGTGCTGAGCTACATTCGCACAGTCTAGCGTTACACAGCTAGCGCGTTCAGGATATCGCATCACATGCAAAGTGTTCATTCGTCATGCttctctctcactgtgtgtgtgtgtccgtgtgtgtgtgcacgtgatTTTGATCCTCACGTCTGACGTGTGAAACCATGCAGGGCCATCTGTCACAGATACCATGCTGCAAAAGAGAGGGATGTGCTTGAACAGATTGCAGGAGGGTATTAAAAAAGGCTAACCCTCACAGTGAGGGAAATACAGAGATCATTTTCCCCCTTCTGTAGTAGCCTGATGCCCTTTAACCCTTCGTCCATTACGGGCACAGGCTGGTCGACAGCGTGTGTGAACCAGTCAGAGGGGGCTGTACTAATCTAGAGGGAATCCTAACAACAAATCCTGGTTTGACATATTTGTTTGGGAGAGCAAAGCGGATCTCAAACGGTATCCTACTGCGCCCGTTTTAGCTCACTGTCGGCTAATTTTCAGCTCGCACATTCATGTGACTCCCCACCGGGAACGAGGGTTTCCCAAAAGCATCTCCCACACTGCCCTCTTTAGTGGATGTTATGGACTGACGCCCACTTAAGAGCACGGATGTGAGGAAATTCAACATGGAAAAACAGTCAGGGGGGAGCACTGAAGGAAGAACTCTACTAATTTTGACAATTTTGGACTCAAGTGAACTGTTAAACCAAAGCCCACCGGAGAAAAGATGCGTCATGTAATGTGCTTAATGATTAAAGTATTTCTGGATCTTAAACTGCAGCAGCTAGAGGATCCCGAtgggagcaaaaaaaaagttattccaaGATGTGTACAGAGTGAAACAGATCAAAGAAAGATGGAGATTAAGAGGAGCTGGGAAAATAGATTTTGTCGGGTTATTCGGAGAAAGAGATGCGActgggagacggagagaaagacgAGCTATTCAAAGAGAAGTAGTTGGAGTTTTGAAGTTGATGCAATCTTTGGCCCCAGGCGATGTCGAAAAATTCTCCTTCCTGATAGGTCGCCGTTACacggtaaccatagcaacaagcATCCAGCACAAACGTGTCAAAGTCAGAAATCTGGTCTGGTGTGCGAGCTGAATACGTAAAGATCCGTTATGAGACACACAGTTGGAGTGCAGCATCTTGATGTTTGATCTCTCCGTCCTTCTGTCAGACACTTCTCAAAATTTGGGGAAACACTTTCAGTCTGTATTCACAAGTACGCTGATAAAGAACTTGAAGGTAACTTATAAAGATGGAGAATGATGAAAATACAAGCATGGTGAAACGTGAACTAAAATTCTGTTTTGTTCTCTATCCAGTGATTcaattacattatttttgtttcaaaatatttgtaaaaaaaaaaactatgtggGTGTGTGAATTCTAATCTGTGATTGTAGCCTGCTGTCTCCCCAAAGGCAATGTGATCGTATTCATCTGTGGAATAAAAGTTGTATTTTCTAACATTAGCGTCAGTGAGCCAAGTCATTATCTCACCTCATTACCACACGGTGCAtgccaaaaaaacattcaaatcagcTATGAAAGCTGTGTTGCTGCGGCGACACTTTGAGCGACAAGATTAAGTGTTTTGCATCCTCGTgccactgaataataataaagggaACACAAATGAGGCatgtattgtttgtgtttgtgtttgtgcacgcAGCGTGTCTGTGGTCTTCGAGGTGCAACTCACAGAGACGTAGGCAGTGAGGCAGGTGATGAGTGAGGCAGTGATGGCGTAGGGGATGGAGGTGTTGGGACTCTTGGCCTCTTCTCCTGTTGTAGCAATGATGTCAAATCCAATGAAGGCATAGAAACAGGTGGCTGCACCCTGCATCACCTGGAACACAACAGAAGCAAGAGAAGTTAACATTAGACAATGCCTCGTTTGCTtatttaaacattaacatttccAAAAACTTGTGATCcaaaaaaatgattgtcttaatgtaagtaatcaactgggggaGTTTCATGGTTAAACAATTTTACCTTATTCACCTGTGGTGGCTTATCAAAAAGTATgacattttacaatacataatctttaaaggctgttttgtcaaaattattttattctcatactctgagccagaaatctctaCTTTGGTAACACTTACATTCACCAAACTTTCCGGTTTCAtacctatctatattctgaattTTTTGACagaggtttgttcatatatcatccatagcctgatttatagaacattttattcctaaaaacatggcgaaaattgtttttttttttatgccttttgacagtattttctgatttatggagcgATTAAAAGAGATATTCAAAATCCCCTCAGTAAAAATCTTTggctctaatatgtcaacaaaatcaaacaagaattttgaacctggtttCATCTAATGtgcagatttctgttctggaaatgtatgtaaattagcacatatttcataagataattcctaatttgcatatttaaacataacatttcagaaaacttgtaacacaaaaaataattgcctcgcctggggaagtttcatgttggtatctattagttaaatgttttacccaattcacctggggtgtcttcCTTTAATCAACTTTTACTTGTGACTCATtaggtgtgcatgtgtgtttacatgtgtgtgtgtgtctgtgtgtgtgtgtgcgtacccCCGACCAGCCAAAGGGCAGGAATCTCCCATTGTCCCAGTTCTCTCCGCTGACGAAGAACAGCCCGGCGATCATCATGAACACCCACACGATGAGGTTGATGACGTTCAGCACGTTGTTGAAGCCCACAGAGTTCTTCACTCCCAAAGCGACGATCACCGTCACCAGCAGGGCTATCAGCAGCGCCAGCAGGTCCGGGTACGACTGCTCCCCTTTACCTAAAGGATCAGCACACACATATTATAGTTGTACACGGTGTACCTGTGAAACCTAAGCACCTTGGTGGTGCTGGGTGATGCTAATGTGcttgcaaaaaaacacagctgGCTAAAATAACTGATCTGTGGCTTCAAGTAAGGATCATTTTCTatctttagattttttttttattaatcaattaattgtttataaaataatttatatatatttcccaGTGCCTAAGGTGAcatcttaaaatgtcttgttttgtctgcctAATAGTCCCAAACCTTCAGATATTCACTATGAAATGATGAAAATCAGAGTAAAGCAGCAactcttcacatttgagaagctgcaaccagtgaatatttagcatttttgccTGGTAAATGATCATAAGACTTTCAGCTGTTTTCCATTTATCAACTAAATAGTTGCTTCACAGAAGAAATCCCCACACACAGTTGTTCTCAAGGCTTTCAACCACATTTTATGACCTTCCTCAGCAAATGTAGCTGCTCATTTAAACCCTTTTCACACAAAAATGTGCTTGTATATGTGAGT from Sebastes umbrosus isolate fSebUmb1 chromosome 16, fSebUmb1.pri, whole genome shotgun sequence includes:
- the slc7a14a gene encoding probable cationic amino acid transporter produces the protein MTSLAVKLDPRRVQWRSQWNTFTSRVLRTKPVESMLDSAVTGTSSHGTRLARVLSTVDLVSLGVGSCVGTGMYVVSGLVAKEMAGPGVIVSFIIAAVASILSGVCYAEFGVRVPKTTGSAYTYSYVTVGECVAFFIGWNLILEYLIGTAAGASALSSMADSLANHSISNFMITHIGTLSGLGKGEQSYPDLLALLIALLVTVIVALGVKNSVGFNNVLNVINLIVWVFMMIAGLFFVSGENWDNGRFLPFGWSGVMQGAATCFYAFIGFDIIATTGEEAKSPNTSIPYAITASLITCLTAYVSVSVILTLMVPYNEIDTDAPLMEMFALHGCMFAKYIVAVGSIAGLTVSLLGSLFPLPRVIYAMAGDGLLFKFLANVSSYTETPAVACVVSGFLAALLSLLVSLRDLIEMMSIGTLLAYTLVSLCVLLLRYQPESDIHGFVNFLSEEQNNKKKEGVLAECEKDACSPTSEVEEYGGTATNTCGAKNLPSLGDNEMLIGKPDKTAYTASHPNYGTVDMTTGIEAEESEGGVSRRLKKLIGPRYYTLRIRLGLPGKMDRPTPATGKTVTVCVLLLFISMFAFCSFIIFGATYIGEGSWWALLLLFFFILFLVLLVIIILQQPENPKRLPYMAPCVPFVPVSAMLVNIYLMLKLSAITWIRFSIWCIVGVIIYFGYGMWHSTLEITARENEVHASTYQRYDHGVDEGFCGFDDDFYPPTTDAWGAPSAGSGLTPPPEAKPESDGAPSKGGGRTIANHGLAEEDPMDF